In Blastococcus saxobsidens DD2, the genomic stretch CCGTGTCCGGGAGCATCAGGTCGAGCACCAGCAGGTCGGGCAGTACGCGTTGGGCCAGTCGCAGCGCCTCGCTGCCGGTGCTGGCATGGAAGGTCTCCAGCCCGTGCTGGGCGAACATCGTGGTGAGCACGCCGGCGAGGTCGGGGTCGTCCTCGATGACGAGCACGCGGGAGATCTGCAGGGGAGGTGCCAGCGCGGTTGCCAGCGCCTGCAGGAGGGACTGCTCGTCCAGTGGCTTGTCCACCCAGCCGGCCACGCCGACCGGAGCCGGTTCTGTGGCCTCCTCGGGCGTGAGCACGCTGCAGATGACGACGGGGATGCGCTCGGTGTCTGGCTGTTCCTTGAGGCGAGCGGCGGTCTCCCAGCCGTTGAGCCCCGGCATCAGCAGGTCGAGGAGGATGGCCGCCGGCTGTTCCTGGGCCGCCAGGTGCAGGGCTTCCTCGCCGGAGGCGGCGGCGATGGCGCGGTAGCCGCGGCGCTCCAGCAGCACCGAGACCAGTTCTCGCACGGAGGCGTCGTCGTCGCAGACCAGCACCGCCGGAGCATCCGCGGCGGGCGGCGACGGCTCGGCGCTGTACGCCGGCACGGTGAAGAAGAAGGTGCTGCCCTGGCCCGGCGTGCTTTCCACCCAGATGCGGCCGCCGTGCTGTTCGACGATGCTGCGGCAGATGGGCAGGCCCAGGCCGGTGCCGCCCTTCTCCCGGGCGTCGGAGGAGTCCACCTGCTGGAACCGCTCGAAGATGGCCTCCAGGCGGTCGGCGGGGATGCCCCGCCCCTGGTCGGCCACCGAGAACAGCACCTCTCCGCCGTGGTGCCGCGCGACCAGTTCGACCACACCATCGCGGTCGGAGAACTTGATCGCGTTGGACAGCAGGTTGGTCAGCGTCTGCATCATGCGGTCCGGATCGGCCCACAGGTCGGCCTCGACCGCGGACACGGTCACGGTCACGCCGGCCCCGGCGGCCATGGCCTCCATCGCATCGCGTGCCTGGGCGGCCAGCTTGCTGACCGCCGTCCGCTGCCGCTCCATCGCGATCTTCCCCGACTCGATGCGCTCGATGTCGAGGATGTCGTTGATCAGACGGACCAGCCGGTCGGTGTTGGACACGGCGATGTCCAGCATCCGCTGTCCCTTCTCCGGAACAGCCCCGAGCGCACCGCTGGCCAGCAGCCCCAGCGACCCCCGGATCGAGGTCAAAGGGGTGCGCAGCTCATGACTGACCACGGAGGTGAACTCGTCCTTCAGCCGATCGACCTCACGCCGTTCGGTGATATCCCGAAAGCTGACGACCGCGCCGGTGACCCGCTCGTCCTCGACGATCGGGCTGGCCAGCTTCGCTACGGCGAGCAGCGACCCGTCCCGGCGCTGGAAGTCGTCGTCGGGGTTGCGTTGTGCCACACCGCTGAGCAGTGCGACGGCCACCGGGCAGGACTCGGGGCCGTGACCCGACGCCGTCCCTTCCGGTTCATGAAGAAGGTCGTGGCTGTTCCGACCGATTAGCTCGTTGGGCTCGTAGCCGAGCATCCGACAGGCGGCGGGGTTGGCGAAAGTGATGCGCCCGTCGACATCCACCCCGAAGATCCCGTCCCCGGTGGAGTCCAGGATCAACTTGTTGCGCCGGACCAGGTCTGCCAGCTCACTGGTCCGGGCCGAGACCAGACCCTCGAGGTCGTTGGCCAGCACGACCTTTTCCAGTGCCACCACGATCTGCTGGAAGACCAGAGCGGTCACCAGCACAACGCCGGTGACCATGAAAAATGTGTCGAACCGGTAGAGGGGAGGGAGGACCGCCGCGCTGAGGACCGCAGCCAACACCGGCACGTAGGGCAGCAGCTCCTGGGTCACGGTGAAGTGCCGAGTCGTCTCCCGAGCCCGGGGCACGACCGGCGCGTAGGTCGACAACGCCATCAGCAGCCAGGCGGTCACCCAGCCGCCCGCGAGGACGGTGCCCGTCGAACCGGTCACGCCTTCGACGGTCAACAGCACGTAAACGCTGTCGGTGACCGCCAGCGTCAGCAGGCCGGCGCTGAGCAGCGACCACTGCCGCCGAGACCCGCGGCCGGCTCTGACGCCGAGAGTGATTACCAGCGAAGCCATGACGACGTCCACGATGGGATACGCCACGGCCACGAGGCGCGGCAGGCCCGAGCCACCGGCCTGAAGAACCGGACCGAGGACCCAGCTCCAGCTGACGAAGAGCGTGGCCGACGCGATGACCAGCCCGTCGAGGACTCCGCGTATCCGGGACACCGGTCGCCTGGTCTTTCCGGGGAAGGCAAAGAGCGCCGCTGCCGCCGGCAGCGCGTAGCTCAGATACCCCGCGTCCGCCAACGACGGGAAGGGGTACGCGTGGTCGAGGACGAAGCCGTAGATCGTCCAGATCGTCGTGCCAGCCGCCCACACGCCGGCGGCGACGGCCATGAGCGTCCAGGCCCGGGCGGCCTCATCGCGCCTGCGCGCCGCGCGGAGAAAGGCCGCTGCTGCAGTGTAGACCGCCAGGGCGATCGCGAGATCACCCACCACCTGGGACCACGACGAGCCCGGGTCAATAATGAGCACGCCCGTCAGTCCGGCGACGAACAACGTTGTTACGGCGACCAGTACCCGAAATTTCGAGGAGCCGGCCGCTGTCTCGCTCCCGACCGCGCCAAGCCGGACCCGGGCGGGATCGAGCAAGCGGGCGTCGGCACCACTGTTGTCGGGCGGGGGGCGGCGTCGAACGCGAACCGGGGCAAGCAGCGTCACCTCGACGTGATCGGCAGGTGACGCACCGAAGTTGAGCGCAAACTCGAACGGCGCTCAACCGTCCCGTTCGTCCTCGTCCCGATTCGCTACCGAGCTTCTGGTCAGGTTCGGCGCGCCCGGACAGGTGAGCCGCCGTGACAGGCCTGAGGGACGCCCAGTCGGCCCGTTTCGCGGCGGGCGGGCGGCCGCCTGGGCGACGAGCCGAGGCTGACGCCTCCATCAGCGGGGGTGTCTCAAGCGGGCAATGCATGGGCAGTCGGCGAACGCTCGCCGAGAGCGGGCTATGCCCATGAGCCAGAACCGGTGACTGTGCATAGACGCAGCCAGCCAGCCAGCCGGCTGCTAACCGACCAGAGCTCGTCGACGCGGCACCGCGGCGGGAAGCATGTGGGCGACGGGGGTGTCAGCGGCGGTGAGTCTGCCAGGGAGCGTGATGCCGTCTGACACCCAGCGGGCGAGGTCGGCCCGGTTGGTGCTGGGACGGGCGAGCAGGTAGCCCTGGGCGGCGGCAACCCCGAGGCTGCGGGCGGCGTCGAAGTCCGCGGGGCGTTCGACGCCCTCGGCGACGAGGGCCGCGCCGATATCGCAGGCCAAGGCGACGAACGCGGTGACGACGCTGCGCCGGGCTCTATCCTCGGCCATCCCGTCGATCAGGGAGCGGTCGATCTTGATGATGTCGGGGGCCAGCTCGACGACGTGGTGCAGGGATGCGTAGCCGGCGCCGGCGTCGTCGATCGCCACGCGCAGGCCGCGCTCTCGAGCGGGCTTGAGTCGGTCGCGAAGTTGGGCGTATCCGTCCACGGCGACGTGCTCGGTGATCTCCAGGACCAGCCGGTGGTACGGGAGGTCGGGGTGGGCCTCGACGTGGCTGGCGAACTGGAAGGCGGCCGAGGGGATCAGGTTCACCGCGAGGTACTGGTCCGGTCCCAGCAGCGGCAGCACGGCGAACGCCTGCCGGACCGCGAGCCCTTCCAGCTCCAGGCCAAGGCCCGCTTCGTGCGCCGCTTCGAACACCACGTCCGGCGGGCCGTAGCTGGCGGGGAACCGGGACAGCGCTTCTACGCCCAGCAGATGGCCGTGGTTCGCGTCGATGATCGGCTGAAGCGCGATCTCGATCCGGCCCTGTTCGAGGAGGTCATGGATCTGGTGGCGGCTGACGTCTCGCTGCCGCTGAGCCTCGACCCGCTCGGTGACGAGTTCGGCGAGCATCGACAGGAATCCCACGTCGCGGCTGTCGAGGCGGTGGGCCTCGTGGCTCAGGCAGCAGAAGCTGCCGTACAGGGTGCCATCGGCGAGGCGGATCGGGACCCCGACATAGGCGCCGATGCGCGCTTCGGTCGTCACCGGGAGGTCACGGACGCGGCTGTCCGCGGACGTGTCGGGGACCGCATTGGGGATCTGCCCGGTGGTCATCAGTCGGCAGTAGGTCTCGGCCAGCGGCGGCCCGTCGTCCAGCTCCCAGCCGAAGGTTGCGGCGTCCCCGTCCAGCGCGCGGTACACCTGTCTGCCGTCGGTGAACTCGGCGACGAAGGCGAGGTCCATGCCCAGGTGCCGGCGAGCCAGCTGCAGAACCCGGTCGAGTGGGCCGTCCACGACACCGCTCAGAGAAAGTCCTGACACCATCGCCTCCTGACGTAGCGAACACCGCCCAGAGCAGGTCGGTGTCGGCGGCCAACGCGTTGCTGACCGGTACTGGAATGCATTCGTACAATAATCGGAATGGTCAGATACTCGGAATAGTTCGGTTCTTGCTTGAGGCGCGCACCAATAAGTGACTCCTCCGGGTCACCTCGGCGTCCGGGGGGTCGGCTCGCAGTGCTCTGTTCGCTCACGGCTGCCGAATGCGGGGTGTTGGCCCGACCGGTTTCGTTCAGGGTGCCGGCGTGTCGGCCATGGCCGCCACAGCCTCATCACAGGGGGCCGCCGAGACGACCCATGCCTGTAGGTACGCCCAGAAGCGGTCGGCCGCGCGGGGGCAGCGCGTGGTCAGCGTCCCGTCCTGGACGAGTGTGTTGGCCCAGTGGTCCACCGCGCTCTGGTGGAAGACGAAGGCCTCCAGGTCCACCCGGGTGGGGAGCGCGAGGTCGGCGACTGCGGCCTCGGGCGGTAGGGCGGCGATGGCGGCCAGCAGCTGCTCCAGGGTGCGGTGCACGACTGCGGGGGCGCGGGGGGCTGTGGGAAGGCCGGATTGCTTCCGGTCGGTGATTTCGGCGCGCAGGGCCGCCATGTAGGCGGCCCACGCTCGGGCGTCGGCGGTCCGCATGCCCGGAAGCGACTCCGGGTGGCGCAGTGCGGGATGGAACAACTCGTAGCGGCCCTTGCCGGCCCGCTTGGCGGCGTACATCGCCGCGTCGGCCTGGGCCAGGAGCTCCGCCGCCTCGCGTCCGGTCATCTGGTCGACGACGATCCCGATACTTGCGGCGAGAGTGATCTGCTGGCCGGCGACGGACACCGGTGGAGCCAGCTCGGACAGGATGCGCTCGGCGATGCCGGCCGCGCTGGAGGTGTCGGTGTTGGGCAGGACGAGCGCAAACTCGTCGCCCCCGAGCCGGGCGAGGGTGTCGGCGGGGCGGGTGCAGCGGCGCAGCCGCGCGGCGACCTCGACGAGCAGGTCATCGCCTGCGGCGTGCCCGAGGGTGTCGTTGACCTGCTTGAACCCGTCGAGGTCGAGCATGAGCAGTGCCACCGGTTTTCCTGATCGGGTGCTGTCGGCGATTGCCAGCTCGGCGTGGTCGGCCAGCAGGGTGCGGTTGGCCAGCCCGGTCAGCGGGTCGTGCAGGGCCTGGTGGGCGAGTGTGTCCTGCAGAGCCTTGAGCTCGGAGATGTCTTTGGCGATGCCGTATACCCCCACGACCCGGCCGTCGACCATGATCGGCAGGTTGGACACCGACACCTCCACGCGCCGGCCTTGCCGGTCGACGACGCTGGTCCAGTAGTTCTGCGGGTGGCCGTCCAGGGCGGCGGCGAAGCGGCGGGCCGTTTCGGCGGCGTCGTCGGGTGCGGCCAGCTTCACGACGCTGTCGCCGATGAGCTCCCCAGGGCCGGCTCCCATGAGCCGGTGGGCGACGGCGTTGGCGCTGGTGAACCGGCCTTCGGTGTCCATGGAGTAGACCGCGTTGGGGTTGTGGTCGAACAGCGACCGATACCGCTGCTCCTGCTCACGCAGCTGCCGGGTGCGCCGGCGCAGCTGAGTGACCAGGCCGTGCGCGACCGCGCAGGTGCCGGCCCATACCGCGAGCCGGATCAGCAGCTCGGTACCTTCGGCCTCGGTGCCGGGAGCAGCAGGCCATGCGTGCGGTGCTGCGGCCGCGGCCGCGACCACCACGCCGGTCAGCAGCAGCCGTCGGGTGCCGTAGAAGACCGCCGTGTACAGCAGCAGCATCCCGTAGAGGACGCTGTAGGGGCTTCGCGGGCCTCCCGTCGCCGCCACCAGCGCCGCGATCTCCACCGCGGTCACGACCCCGCCAACGCGGTTCATCGCCGGCCACAGCGCCGGCACCAGCGAGGCCGTCCACGTCGCCGCGATAGCCGCCACGGCCAGCAACGCCGCCGGCCAGTGGACCTGCCCGGGCTGCGGCAGGGCCAGCGTCAGCACGACGACCACGAACGCGGCCAGCAGCAGCCGCGAGCGGCTCCGCTCCCGGTCCACCACAGTCCACGAGGCCAGGGGAGGAGTCAGGCCATGCGCAAGTCCCCGAGCCGCATCGAGCAGCATGCTTTCCCTCGCCTCACGTCCCGAGGAGTTATCCAGGCTCTTCGCAGTTGAGGGTGTAGAGGGGGCTGGCGCGTCGGTCCCGGGATAGACGTCGAGGCCTTCCGAGGATGGAAGTTCTCACACTGCCCATCCGGAAGACCTCGACGTGCCTGACGCTACCTTCGGCTGCCCTGACCTGACCACGTTCGCCGGCCTGGATGGGCTGGGTCTGGAGGTTGTCGGGCAGCGGCTGGCCCCCGACCGTGCAGTCCTGGCCTGCCGGGTCGTCGAACCCGACCGCTGGTGCCGTCGCTGCGGCTGCGAGGGCGCGCCGCGGGACACCGTGACCCGACGGCTGGCCCACGAACCGCTGGGCTGGCGACCCACCACGTTGCTGATCACGATCTGCCGCTACCGGTGCTCCGCTTGTGGGCACGTGTGGCGCCAAGACATCAGCAAGGCGGCCGAGCCGCGAGCGAAGCTGTCCCGATCTGGGCTGCGGTGGGCGCTGGAAGGCATCGTGGTCGGGCACCTGACCGTCGCCCGGGTCGCCGAGGGTCTCGGAGTCGCCTGGAACACCGCCAACGATGCCGTCCTCGCCGAGGGCAAACGGGTCCTCATCGACGACCCCGGCCGGTTCGAGGGCGTGCAGGTGCTCGGGGTCGATGAGCACGTGTGGCGCCACACCCGCCGGGGCGACAAGTACGTGACCGTGATCATCGACCTGACACCGGTGCGGGACCGCACCGGTCCGGCCCGGCTGCTGGACATGGTGGAGGGACGCTCCAAGCAGGCGTTCAAGACCTGGCTGGCCGCCCGCCCCGACGAGTGGCGCACGGGCCTGGAGGTGGTGGCGATGGATGGGTTCACCGGCTTCAAGACCGCCACCACCGAGGAGCTGCCGGAGGCGACCGCGGTGATGGATCCCTTCCACGTCGTGCGCCTGGCCGGGGATGCCCTGGACCGCTGCCGGCGCCGGGTGCAGCAAGACCTGCACGGCCACCGAGGCCGCAAGGACGACCCTCTCTATCGCGCTCGGCGAGTCCTACACACCGGTGCCGAGCTGCTCACCGACCGGCAACGACAGCGGCTGACCGCGCTGTTCGGGGTCGACGAGCACGTGCAGGTCGAGGCCACCTGGAGCATCTACCAGCGGATGATCGCCGCCTACCGCGAGCCCGACCGGGCGAAGGGCCGGCGGCTGATGAGCAGCCTGATCGATGCGCTCGGCCGCGGCGTTCCGGCCGCGCTGACCGAACTCATCACGCTGGGGCGGACGCTGAAGAAGCGGGCCGAGGACGTCCTGGCGTACTTCGACCGGCCCGGGACCTCCAACGGGCCGACCGAGGCGATCAACGGACGACTGGAACACCTCCGCGGCTCGGCACTCGGCTTCCGCAACCTCGCCAACTACATCGCCAGGAGCCTGCTCGAGACCGGTGGCTTCAGGCCCCGACTACACCCTCGATCGTGAAGAGCCGTTATCCACCTCCCGCGTCCTGATCGGCGTTCGGTCGGCGGCGGTTCACTCCGGCCACCCCCATTGAGCGATCGGGAGCCTGCGTTATCCCAACCTCATACGAGCACAGGTATCGACGGGCAGGCGCTGGAGCGCCAGGCGGAACCTGTCACCTTGTCCTCGTGGCTCACCAGCACGACCTCAACGAGCACTGGCCGAAGCCGCACCGCAGCCGCATCTGGTCGACTACCTGCGGACGGCACCTCCCGACGGGCTCCTGCTGTCGGTGCTTCCCGACCCCGCCCACCGACGAAGGCACCCGCCGGGCTGGCCCTACCTCGGCTGGGAGGACACGATCCCCCCGCCTGGCGGCCACCCGCGGCGCCCAGATCGGTATGGCGGTCGCGCGGCGGCAGAGCTATCCGTGGCTCGGTGAGTTCGCTGCCGCCGACTACGTCGTGGAGATCGCGATCGGCATCCGCCGGGACGGGTCGGTCGGTGTCCGGCGGCTCTCCTCGGATGCCTCCGCCCGGCGGTCCGGTGGTCGGGTGGTGGGCTTCAGGTCGACCTTCGCCGCCGGCCACTCGCCGAACGTGCGCTGCGTGAGCAGCAACTCCGGGGGATAGGGACCGAGGCGATCAGTTACACGCTGACTCGGGGGGATCGACGGTCAGCCGTTGGCGAGTTCGATGTTGCGGGCGGTGGGCGAAGGGTGAGGCACGACCGAAGCAGAGCGGGTCACTGGCGGCGCTGCGTCTTCTCTGCGTACATGGCCTGGTCGGCTTCCCGGATGACGCGTTCGTAGGCGGCTTGGGGGTCGGTTCCGCCGGCGGCGTACCCGATTCCGATGCTCAGCCCGACCGAGACGGTGATCTGGTCGAGGACCAGCGGTTCGGCGGCCGCCGTCCGCAGCCGCCCGGCCAGCAGCTCGGCGTCGGCGGGTTCGGTGTTCTCGCAGGCGACCATGAACTCGTCACCTCCGAGGCGGGCGGCGGTGTCACTGGCCCGCAGCACCGAGCGGAGGCGTTCGGCGAAGGCGATGAGGACCCGGTCGCCGACCGTGTGGCCGTGGGCGTCGTTGACGGCCTTGAAGTCGTCGAGGTCGATGGCCAGCACACAGGTCGGGGTGTGCTCGCGGCGTCCACGGTCGAGGGCGTGGCGAAGCCGGTCACCGAAGAGGACACGGTTGGGCAGGTCGGTCAGCGGGTCGTGCAGGGCTTGGTGGCGGAGTTCTGCCTCCAGCGCCTTCCGTTCGGTGATGTCTTCGATCACCTTGATCAGGTGGGTCGGGTCGCCGTGCGGCGTGGCCTCCACCCAGGAGGTGATGACCTGCACGGGCACGATGCTGCCGTTGGCCCGCAGCAGTCGGCACTCGTACCGCGCCGGTCGGCTGGGCTCTGCCTGCAGGCCGCGGCGGGTCTCCTGGACCGCAGCCACGTCATCGGGGTGGATCAGGTCGAACAGTGACCTGCCGTGCAGCTCCGCTGGCGATCGTCCCAGCAGGGAGCTCAGGGCTGGGTTGACGCCGGTGAGCACACCGTCGGTGGTGGTGACGGCCATCCCGGTGGGCGCGTTGCGAAACGCGCTGCCCTGGTCGGCCGGGGACAGGCCCCCCACCGGATCAGTCACCGCACACCACGCCGAGTCCCACCGGTGTCGACCTCCAGCGCCGTCGGTCCGCGGGCCCGCGCACCGAGCCGGTCAGGTTCGGGCCCCGCGGGAGGCAGCGAGCGTATGGCGCAGCGGGGGCGGATCGGCCCCCTCCACTACGAAGAGTGAGGAGCGTTCATCCTAAAGAGGCCCCAGTGCAGACCGACCGGGGGTGGCCTCAGGCTGCCTGAGAGGTTGGACTTGATGCAGCAACATGAGGCCTCGCCGACGGTGGCTGCAGTTCTGGCGTCTGCCCGGACGGTTGCTGCCAGCTCTGGGAGAGGTAGGCGATGTGCGCCATCGCCTCCTCGTAGAGGCGCCCGATCGCCGTATGGGCAGCGGTGGCGATGTCCTCGAGGTGGTCCTCAGCGACGTCCTTGACGTCCGGGGCGTCCTCAACGTCCTGCGTGATGGTCACGGAGTGGGTTATCGGCGCGCCGAAACCGCGGTGTGACCGGGAACAACAGGAATGTTGCCAAACGTGGCACCGAGGTGGGGTCCGCAAGGTTGGTAAGCTGCGGTGGTCAGCTGGTGGCGGTGTCGCAGCAGACGGTGGATGGGATTTTTCGGGGGCCTGCCTCGTCGGGCCGGGGACGGTCTTGTCGGTGCAGTCGGACGGCGACGAGGGCGACGTCGTCCCCGGTGGTCTGTTCCACCAACCGGTCGATGAGCTGGTCACCCAGTTCATCGAGAGGCGGTCGTCAGCTCGCTGGCGCCGGCACGCAGCCGGCTCTCATGCCGTCGTCGAGATCGCGGTTGCGGCGTTCGATGAGGCCGTCGGTGTAGAGCAGAACGGTGGTGCCCCGGTCGAGGCTGACGAGGGACTCGTCGGGGTGGAGGACCAACGGTGGCGGATGCCCGGCGTTGGCCCAGCGCATGCGCGTGATGCCGCGTGCGGTATCGGCATCGGTCTGTTCATAGCGGGCGATCGATCGGCGGCGGTGGCGTAGGTGTGCACCTGCAGCTGGGTGAACGCGGTGTCGAGCTCGGTTAGCAGTTGGGCCGGCCCGGCGTCGACGGTGACGGCGATGCCGCGCCGCCGGCCCATAAAAGCGGCGGCCGCGGTGTCGTGTCCGACGACGTCACCGATGCCCAGGTTGGTCGCTCCTCCCAGTTGCAGGAACGCGTCGTACCAGTCGCCGCCGACCCGGGCGGCCTCGGTGGCGGGCAAGTGTCGAACGACGACCTGGGCGTGGTCAGGCTCGGCAGGTGCGGTGAGCATGCTCGGAAAGCTCAATGTCGGAATGTCGGCACCAAAAAGTAGCTAGCAGTCGGCATCCTGCACGCAGTCGACGATAATCCAAGCGATTAATCAGATAACACTCGTGACGACTTGCTGCCCATAACATCCGAGCCTTACCGGCAACGCTCAAGCCTTTACTGCAGAACGTCACGCCTTTACTAGAGAACGGCACGAATGCTACCTTCGGGGTAGCTCGGGCCCCGCTTCGCGGGGCCCATCGGCGTTTCTAGGGGTGACATGTTGGTCATTGTTGGGTGGCGTTGAAAATGCACGGTGGAATGAAGGTCTACGCCGGCGCGCCGGCGGCTGCCCGGCACTACGTGGAGGCCGACCGCGGCCGGGCGGACGACTACTACCTCACCGAGGGCACCGGGATCGCCCGCCGCTACACCGCCACCGACGGTCGCGTGACTGAGCTGGCGCCGCTGACCGGCGACACCTACGAGACCTGGGTCGCCGGCCGCAACCCGGAGACGAGCGAGCCGAGGGGGCAGCTGCGCGGCGACGAGCACGCCGTTCGCTTCGCCGAGGTTGTGGTCAACGGCCCGAAGACCTGGTCGCTGGCCGCCGCGCTGCACCCGGACATCGCGGAGGCGTACGGGGCGGCGCAGGACCGGGCCGCCGAGCAGATCATCGGCTGGCTCTCGCAGCACGCCACCACCCGGGTCGGCCCGCGCGGCGGACAGGTGCAGGTCCCGCTGGAGGTGCTGGAGGCGGCCACGGTGCGGCACTACACCTCCCGGGCGAACGACCCGCACTGGCACCTGCACCTGCAGCTGCTGTCCCGGGTGTTCGCCGCCGGGAAATGGCGCGGCCTGCACACCGTCGGGATCCGCGACTTCCTGGGCGCCGTCAACGGGATCGGGCACGCCGCGATGGCGTGCGACCCGGAATTGAACGCCGCCTTCGCCACGCACGGCTACCGGAAAGACGGTACGGGAGAAATACGGGAGCTCGCCGACTACGTGGGCCCGTTCAGCGCACGGCACGCGCAGATCGCCCGGAATGTGGACCGCTACGAAGCCGAATGGACCGCCGCGCACCCCGGCGAATCCCCCGGCCCGGTGCTGCGCCGGGCCTGGGACGCTCGGGCGTGGGCCGACGGCCGCCCGGACAAGGTCACCGCTCAGCCCGGGATCGGGCTGGCCGAACGCTGGCGGACCGAGCTGTCCGCCCTCGGCTACCGCGACCCCGGTAAGCCGGTCGCCCTGGCCGCCACCCCGGTCGGGGCGCTGGATCGAGACGAGCTGGTGCAGCGCGCGCTGGCCCGGCTCGCGGCGGGCCGTTCGGCGTGGAACGCCGCCGACATCCGCGGCGAGGCCGAGCGGCTGGTCGCCGCCGAAGGAGTCGTCGCCGACGCCGGGGTGCGCATCGAGCTGGCCGAGGACCTCACCGCCCGCGCCCTCGGTCGCTGCCTGCCGTTGCTGGACCGCGACGGGGTGCCCGAGCACATCCGCGCGTGGACCTCCCAGCCGGTCCTCGACGTCGAAGCCGACCTGACCACCCGGCTCACCGCCCGCGAGGTATCGGAGACCGACCTGGCGGTCGAGGGCGTGGCCGCCGCCGGGCGGCTGGATGCCGGCCAAGCCGCGGCGGTCGCCGCGCTCGCCGGCGACCGGCCCCTGGTGGTGGTCGAGGGGGCTGCGGGGGCGGGCAAGACCACCACTCTCGCCGCCACCCGCGGCCTGCTCGAGGCCCGGGGCCGCCGGCTGGTGGTGGTCACCCCCACGCGCAAGGCGGCCAAGGTGGCCGCCGGCGAGCTGGGGACGGCCGCCGGGTCCGCGGCGTGGCTAGCGTTCCAGCACGGCTGGCGCTGGAACGACGAAGGACGATGGGCCAGGCTCACCGTCGGCGAGCCCGACCCGGCGACCGGCCGGTTCTACGCCGGGCCGAACGAGGCAGCGCGGCTGCGGCCCGGGGATCTACTCCTGGTGGACGAGGCCGGCATGCTCGATCAGGACACCGCCCGCGCCCTGCTCACCGTCGCCGACGAGTGCCAGGTCCGGGTGGCGCTGCTCGGCGACCGGCACCAGCTGTCCGCGGTCGGCCGCGGCGGCGTCCTGGACCTCGCCATCGCCCAGGCCGACCCCGCGGCGCACCTGACACTCGACTCGGTGCACCGCTTCACCCGAACCGACGAGCAAGGCCGCACAACACCCGACACCGGCTACGCCGAGCTGACCCTGGCCATGCGCACCGGCACCGACCCCGGCGCCGTCTTCGACGCCCTCCTCGCCCGCCGCCAGATCCAGCTGCACCCCGACACCGCCGGGCTGCAGGCCGCGCTGGCCGCCACCGCCGCCGCGTCCTACGCCGACGGCCGCCGGGTGGCCGTGGTGGTGGACACCCGCGACCAGGCCGCAGAGCTCAACACCGCCATCCGCGACCAGCTGGTCGCCGACGGCCGGCTCGATGACCAGCAAGTGGTCGTCACCGGGGCCGGGGAGCGGATCGGCGCCGGCGACCGGATCGCCACCCGCCGCAACGACCGCCACCTCGACGTTGCCAACCGCGACGTCTGGACCGTCACCGCCGTCGGCCGCCGCGGCGGGCTGCTCGTCACCCCCACTGTCACCCCCACCGGCACCGACCCCGGAAACGGGTCCGGCGATGTCACCCCCGCCTGCCCAGCCCGGGTACTGCCCGCGGACTACGTCACCGAGCACGTCGAACTCGCCTACGCCTCCACCGCGTACGGCGTGCAGGGCGACACTGTCACCGCGTCGCACGTGGTGGTCGGCGAGCACACCGGCGCCTCCTCCTGCTACG encodes the following:
- a CDS encoding ISL3 family transposase, which codes for MPDATFGCPDLTTFAGLDGLGLEVVGQRLAPDRAVLACRVVEPDRWCRRCGCEGAPRDTVTRRLAHEPLGWRPTTLLITICRYRCSACGHVWRQDISKAAEPRAKLSRSGLRWALEGIVVGHLTVARVAEGLGVAWNTANDAVLAEGKRVLIDDPGRFEGVQVLGVDEHVWRHTRRGDKYVTVIIDLTPVRDRTGPARLLDMVEGRSKQAFKTWLAARPDEWRTGLEVVAMDGFTGFKTATTEELPEATAVMDPFHVVRLAGDALDRCRRRVQQDLHGHRGRKDDPLYRARRVLHTGAELLTDRQRQRLTALFGVDEHVQVEATWSIYQRMIAAYREPDRAKGRRLMSSLIDALGRGVPAALTELITLGRTLKKRAEDVLAYFDRPGTSNGPTEAINGRLEHLRGSALGFRNLANYIARSLLETGGFRPRLHPRS
- a CDS encoding diguanylate cyclase domain-containing protein produces the protein MDRERSRSRLLLAAFVVVVLTLALPQPGQVHWPAALLAVAAIAATWTASLVPALWPAMNRVGGVVTAVEIAALVAATGGPRSPYSVLYGMLLLYTAVFYGTRRLLLTGVVVAAAAAAPHAWPAAPGTEAEGTELLIRLAVWAGTCAVAHGLVTQLRRRTRQLREQEQRYRSLFDHNPNAVYSMDTEGRFTSANAVAHRLMGAGPGELIGDSVVKLAAPDDAAETARRFAAALDGHPQNYWTSVVDRQGRRVEVSVSNLPIMVDGRVVGVYGIAKDISELKALQDTLAHQALHDPLTGLANRTLLADHAELAIADSTRSGKPVALLMLDLDGFKQVNDTLGHAAGDDLLVEVAARLRRCTRPADTLARLGGDEFALVLPNTDTSSAAGIAERILSELAPPVSVAGQQITLAASIGIVVDQMTGREAAELLAQADAAMYAAKRAGKGRYELFHPALRHPESLPGMRTADARAWAAYMAALRAEITDRKQSGLPTAPRAPAVVHRTLEQLLAAIAALPPEAAVADLALPTRVDLEAFVFHQSAVDHWANTLVQDGTLTTRCPRAADRFWAYLQAWVVSAAPCDEAVAAMADTPAP
- a CDS encoding EAL domain-containing protein; the encoded protein is MDGPLDRVLQLARRHLGMDLAFVAEFTDGRQVYRALDGDAATFGWELDDGPPLAETYCRLMTTGQIPNAVPDTSADSRVRDLPVTTEARIGAYVGVPIRLADGTLYGSFCCLSHEAHRLDSRDVGFLSMLAELVTERVEAQRQRDVSRHQIHDLLEQGRIEIALQPIIDANHGHLLGVEALSRFPASYGPPDVVFEAAHEAGLGLELEGLAVRQAFAVLPLLGPDQYLAVNLIPSAAFQFASHVEAHPDLPYHRLVLEITEHVAVDGYAQLRDRLKPARERGLRVAIDDAGAGYASLHHVVELAPDIIKIDRSLIDGMAEDRARRSVVTAFVALACDIGAALVAEGVERPADFDAARSLGVAAAQGYLLARPSTNRADLARWVSDGITLPGRLTAADTPVAHMLPAAVPRRRALVG
- a CDS encoding response regulator, which gives rise to MLDPARVRLGAVGSETAAGSSKFRVLVAVTTLFVAGLTGVLIIDPGSSWSQVVGDLAIALAVYTAAAAFLRAARRRDEAARAWTLMAVAAGVWAAGTTIWTIYGFVLDHAYPFPSLADAGYLSYALPAAAALFAFPGKTRRPVSRIRGVLDGLVIASATLFVSWSWVLGPVLQAGGSGLPRLVAVAYPIVDVVMASLVITLGVRAGRGSRRQWSLLSAGLLTLAVTDSVYVLLTVEGVTGSTGTVLAGGWVTAWLLMALSTYAPVVPRARETTRHFTVTQELLPYVPVLAAVLSAAVLPPLYRFDTFFMVTGVVLVTALVFQQIVVALEKVVLANDLEGLVSARTSELADLVRRNKLILDSTGDGIFGVDVDGRITFANPAACRMLGYEPNELIGRNSHDLLHEPEGTASGHGPESCPVAVALLSGVAQRNPDDDFQRRDGSLLAVAKLASPIVEDERVTGAVVSFRDITERREVDRLKDEFTSVVSHELRTPLTSIRGSLGLLASGALGAVPEKGQRMLDIAVSNTDRLVRLINDILDIERIESGKIAMERQRTAVSKLAAQARDAMEAMAAGAGVTVTVSAVEADLWADPDRMMQTLTNLLSNAIKFSDRDGVVELVARHHGGEVLFSVADQGRGIPADRLEAIFERFQQVDSSDAREKGGTGLGLPICRSIVEQHGGRIWVESTPGQGSTFFFTVPAYSAEPSPPAADAPAVLVCDDDASVRELVSVLLERRGYRAIAAASGEEALHLAAQEQPAAILLDLLMPGLNGWETAARLKEQPDTERIPVVICSVLTPEEATEPAPVGVAGWVDKPLDEQSLLQALATALAPPLQISRVLVIEDDPDLAGVLTTMFAQHGLETFHASTGSEALRLAQRVLPDLLVLDLMLPDTDGFTVVDWLRRHERLHHVPLVVYTAQDLDESQREQLRLGETRFFTKGRISPADFEQRVMGLVAYMTTEKEASLVR